A single window of Malus sylvestris chromosome 5, drMalSylv7.2, whole genome shotgun sequence DNA harbors:
- the LOC126622073 gene encoding ras-related protein RABA5b-like: MEEGLGGEEYLFKVVLIGDSAVGKSNLLSRFARNEFDPNNKATIGVEFLTQELEIDGKMIKAQIWDTAGQERFRAVTSAYYRGAVGALIVYDISRKTTFESVKRWLDELTTHCETTVARMLVGNKCDLEDIRAVSLEEGKNLAEEEGLFFMETSALNSTNVQTAFEIVIREIYNNVSRKVLNSDSYKAELSVNRVSLMKNGADSKSRMNLSCCGG, encoded by the exons aTGGAGGAAGGGCTCGGAGGAGAGGAGTACTTGTTCAAGGTGGTGCTAATAGGCGACTCGGCGGTGGGCAAGTCCAACCTCCTCTCGCGGTTCGCCCGCAACGAGTTCGACCCCAACAACAAGGCCACAATCGGGGTCGAGTTTCTGACCCAAGAATTGGAAATCGACGGCAAAATGATCAAAGCCCAGATCTGGGACACCGCCGGCCAAGAGCGCTTCAGGGCCGTCACCTCTGCTTACTACAGAGGCGCTGTTGGCGCCCTGATTGTCTACGATATCAGTAGGAAGACCACCTTCGAGAGCGTCAAGCGCTGGCTCGATGAGCTTACCA CTCATTGTGAAACAACGGTAGCAAGGATGCTGGTAGGAAACAAGTGTGATTTGGAGGACATTAGGGCTGTGAGCTTGGAAGAAGGCAAAAACCTTGCTGAGGAAGAAGGGCTATTCTTCATGGAGACTTCTGCACTGAATTCCACCAACGTTCAAACGGCTTTTGAGATAGTAATCCGGGAGATTTACAACAACGTCAGCCGCAAAGTCCTAAATTCTGATTCCTACAAGGCCGAGTTGTCTGTGAACCGAGTAAGCCTGATGAAAAACGGAGCAGACTCGAAGAGCCGGATGAATCTCTCTTGTTGCGGTGGATGA